In a genomic window of Octopus bimaculoides isolate UCB-OBI-ISO-001 chromosome 25, ASM119413v2, whole genome shotgun sequence:
- the LOC106871367 gene encoding ran-specific GTPase-activating protein, translated as MADDKVKTIENNAEDVVESPEIHFEPIVQLAPIDVKTMEENEEELVRLRAKLFRYVNSDSPEWKERGTGDVKLLRNKDCDQIRLVMRRDKTFKICANHYITKNMELKPSSGSDRAWVWSTLADFADEKTKPELLAIKFANSENAQLFKEKFEEAKKIVLRNCPESSSESEEELADKIDKMKVSSSESAKKEEKNETSSPEKETEKSSCTNDD; from the exons ATGGCTGATGACAAG GTGAAAACCATCGAGAATAATGCTGAAGATGTTGTTGAAAGTCCAGAGATACATTTTGAGCCAATAGTGCAGCTTGCCCCAATTGATGTGAAAACTATGGAGGAAAATGAGGAAGAACTTGTGAGACT TCGAGCAAAATTGTTCCGTTATGTGAATTCTGATTCACCTGAATGGAAAGAACGAGGTACTGGTGATGTGAAGTTACTCCGCAATAAGGACTGTGATCAAATCCGATTGGTAATGCGTAGAGACAAGACATTCAAGATTTGTGCCAACCATTACA TAACTAAAAACATGGAGTTGAAACCAAGCAGTGGCAGTGATCGTGCCTGGGTCTGGAGCACACTGGCTGACTTTGCTGATGAAAAAACCAAACCTGAGCTGTTGGCAATTAAATTTGCTAATTCTGAAA atgcacagttatttaaagagaaatttgaGGAAGCGAAAAAAATAGTTCTCAGAAATTGTCCAGAGTCTTCCA GTGAATCTGAAGAAGAACTTGCAGacaagattgataaaatgaaagtgTCATCCTCAGAAAGTGccaagaaagaagagaaaaatgaaacgagTTCCCCAGAGAAAGAAACGGAAAAGTCGTCCTGTACAAATGATGAC
- the LOC106871371 gene encoding tRNA (uracil-5-)-methyltransferase homolog A: MMEVSAEKEASNDAVGSVGSSVENNHDSSLTTETGVEHIKNGNELVACEEKLADNQESTLAECTKSPDVTMTNEESKPTESSKCDQDVNSKKISVIQDEYSYIKRDEFTSEIFKIEIQNLPRFGFSELKRKLVNLDLNPIKVKGFPHKGFAFVTFRDEEAREKALKILNRFQWKGHDVTAKKSHPTADPLVLKRKSFGLTNDEPSAKKFKESEDLVDTNDGLTLDERVRKAVMPLHDLTYEEQLKRKFDDIKNVMKRWTKELLHNCPDLKKWINEQKRLFSDNICEILAIQPSPLLTGYRNKSEFTIGTNHEGSEKIVGFRLGSYRDGSSAVGEPSLCDILPEAMKKVAKVFQEYVRQSKYSVYDAQTHEGYWRQLTVRTSSRGGVMAIIEFHSVELSDEEIQAEKEALKEFFSEGEGKICGVTSLFFNCVTKKQSSCRQAANYEHLMGNEWITENLLGLSFQISPDAFFQINNPATALLYSLVADWCQLEKDSVVLDICCGTGTIGLTLAKHVQRVLGVEVCPAAIEDAKKNAKLNDIKNIEFHCSRAEEAAEKLRSWSRGQRAVAIVDPPRPGLQPKVMYALRRCHFIHRVIYISCNPVAAIQNFTDLMRPKSRRNKGEPFFAVKAIPVDLFPHTKHCELVVMFERRQEPEKVCEPEAVQEPEKVCEPEAVQEPEKVCEPEKVCEPQKVCESEAVPEPKQVCEPVEVCKPEEVNEPEKVCEPKQVCETEVVCKPDGSDCEVAMQS, from the exons ATGATGGAAGTTAGTGCAGAAAAAGAAGCCAGTAACGATGCCGTTGGTAGTGTTGGAAGTTCAGTGGAAAATAACCACGACAGTTCTTTAACGACTGAAACTGGTGTGGAACATATCAAAAATGGTAACGAATTGGTAGCATGTGAAGAAAAATTAGCAGACAATCAAGAGTCCACGCTTGCAGAATGTACAAAATCTCCTGATGTGACAATGACAAATGAAGAGTCAAAACCTACAGAAAGTTCCAAATGTGATCAAGATGTAAATTCTAAGAAGATTTCTGTGATTCAGGATGAATATTCCTACATCAAAAGAGATGAGTTCACTTCTGAGATTTTCAAgatagaaatacaaaatttaccaaGGTTTGGTTTCTCT gAACTGAAAAGGAAGCTGGTCAACCTTGACCTGAACCCAATCAAAGTGAAAGGTTTCCCACACAAAGGTTTTGCTTTCGTCACGTTCAG GGATGAAGAAGCACGTGAGAAGGCTTTGAAAATCTTGAATCGATTCCAATGGAAAGGACATGACGTCACTGCTAAG aAATCCCATCCAACTGCTGATCCTTTGGTTTTAAAGCGAAAATCTTTTG GATTAACCAATGATGAACCTAGTGCTAAGAAGTTTAAGGAATCGGAAGACTTGGTGGACACTAATGATGGACTGACCCTCGACGAAAG aGTCAGAAAAGCTGTGATGCCACTACATGACCTAACGTATGAGGAACAACTAAAG CGAAAGTTTGACGAtataaaaaatgttatgaaacgATGGACTAAGGAACTCTTACACAACTGCCCAGATCTCAAGAAATGGATCAACGAACAAAA ACGACTCTTTTCAGATAACATTTGTGAGATTCTTGCCATTCAGCCTTCC CCATTACTAACTGGTTATCGTAATAAGTCAGAGTTTACAATTGGTACAAACCACGAAGGATCTG agaaaATAGTTGGATTCCGGCTTGGTAGTTACCGAGATGGTTCTAGTGCAGTTGGAGAACCATCTCTTTGTGATATCCTTCCTGAGGCCATGAAAAAAGTTGCTAAA GTTTTCCAAGAATATGTGCGTCAAAGTAAATATTCCGTTTATGATGCCCAAACTCACGAAGGATATTGGAGGCAGTTGACTGTGAGGACCAGCAGCAGAGGGGGTGTGATGGCTATTATTGAGTTTCATTCTGTTGAGCTTTCCGAc gAGGAGATTCAAGCTGAGAAAGAGGCATTGAAAGAATTTTTCAGTGAAGGTGAAGGAAAAATATGTGGTGTAACATCATTATTTTTCAATTGCGTCACCAAGAA ACAATCAAGCTGTCGGCAAGCAGCAAACTATGAACATTTGATGGGCAATGAG tggATTACTGAAAATTTATTGGGTCTGAGTTTTCAAATTTCTCCTGATGCATTTTTTCAAA TCAACAACCCAGCCACGGCCTTACTTTATTCTCTTGTTGCTGATTGGTGTCAACTTGAAAAAGACAGTGTCGTTCTTGATATCTGTTGTGGTACAGGTACCATCGGTCTTACTCTAGCCAAG CATGTGCAAAGGGTTTTGGGTGTGGAAGTTTGTCCTGCTGCCATTGAAGATGCTAAGAAGAATGCAAAACTAAATG ATATTAAAAACATTGAGTTCCACTGCTCAAGAGCTGAAGAAGCTGCCGAGAAACTGAGGAGCTGGTCAAGGGGTCAGAGGGCCGTTGCCATTGTTGATCCTCCTCGACCGGGACTGC AACCCAAAGTAATGTACGCCCTTCGCCGCTGTCATTTCATCCATCGAGTGATCTACATCTCGTGTAACCCTGTGGCTGCCATTCAGAATTTCACCGA TTTAATGAGGCCCAAGTCACGGAGGAATAAAGGAGAGCCGTTTTTTGCTGTGAAAGCCATTCCAGTCGACCTTTTCCCACATACCAAGCACTGTGAACTCGTTGTGATGTTTGAGAGAAGACAGGAACCAGAGAAAGTCTGTGAACCAGAGGCAGTTCAGGAACCAGAGAAAGTCTGTGAACCAGAG GCAGTTCAGGAACCAGAGAAAGTCTGTGAACCAGAGAAAGTCTGTGAGCCACAGAAAGTCTGTGAATCGGAGGCAGTTCCTGAACCAAAGCAAGTCTGTGAACCAGTGGAAGTTTGCAAACCAGAGGAGGTTAATGAACCAGAGAAAGTATGCGAGCCAAAGCAAGTCTGTGAAACAGAGGTAGTGTGTAAACCAGACGGCAGTGACTGTGAAGTTGCAATGCAATCTTAA